One Colius striatus isolate bColStr4 chromosome 7, bColStr4.1.hap1, whole genome shotgun sequence DNA segment encodes these proteins:
- the NAP1L4 gene encoding nucleosome assembly protein 1-like 4 isoform X3, whose product MADNSKTEDTASDSVEAANKNAGDKKEKLADQVMQNPQVLAALQERLDNTALTPSSYIETLPKAVKRRIDALKQLQVKCAHIEAKFYEEVHDLERKYAALYQPLFDKRREFINGEAEPTDAESEWHSENEEEEKLAGDLKNAVIIEEKAEETNVKGIPDFWFTIFRNVDMLSELVQEYDEPILKHLQDIKVKFSEPGQPMSFSLEFHFGPNDYFSNSVLTKTYKMKSEPDKTDPFSFEGPEIVDCEGCTIDWKKGKNVTVKTIKKKQKHKGRGTVRTITKQVPNDSFFNFFSPIKVSGDGESLDEDSEFTLAADFEIGHFFRERIVPRAVLYFTGEAIEDDDNFEEGEEGEEEELEGEEEGEEEEDAESDPKV is encoded by the exons ATGGCAGATAACAG TAAAACAGAAGATACTGCTTCAGATTCTGTGGAGGCTGCTAATAAAAATGCAGGTGACAAAAAAG AAAAGCTAGCAGACCAAGTTATGCAAAATCCACAGGTCCTGGCAGCTCTACAGGAACGTCTTGACAATACAGCACTTACTCCTTCAAGTTACATTGAAAC tttaccaaaagcagtgaaaagaaGAATTGATGCCTTGAAACAGCTCCAGGTGAAATGTGCCCACATAGAAGCTAAATTCTATGAAGAAGTACATGATTTAGAGAGAAAATATGCAGCACTCTATCAGCCCCTTTTTGATAAG agacGAGAGTTTATTAATGGGGAAGCTGAACCCACAGATGCAGAGTCAGAGTGGCACAGtgaaaatgaagaagaagaaaaactagCT GGAGACCTGAAAAATGCAGTGAtaatagaagaaaaagcagaagagacaaATGTCAAAGGAATTCCAGACTTCTGGTTTACTATCTTTAGGAATGTAGATATGTTAAGTGAATTAGTACAA GAATATGATGAACCAATCTTGAAACATCTGCAGGATATTAAAGTTAAGTTTTCTGAACCTGGACAGCCTATG tctttttcgTTAGAGTTCCACTTTGGGCCCAATGACTACTTTTCTAATTCAGTCCTGACAAAAACATACAAGATGAAATCGGAGCCGGACAAGACAGATCCCTTTTCATTTGAAGGACCTGAAATAGTTGATTGTGAGGG ATGTACTATTGactggaagaaaggaaaaaatgttacagttaaaacaatcaagaaaaaacagaaacataagGGTCGAGGCACAGTTCGGACAATTACTAAACAAGTACctaatgattctttttttaacttcttcagCCCAATAAAGG tATCTGGTGATGGAGAGTCATTG GATGAAGATTCGGAGTTTACTTTAGCAGCAGACTTTGAAATTGGGCACTTCTTCCGTGAAAGGATAGTCCCTCGTGCTGTGCTTTATTTCACTGGGGAAGCTATAGAGGATGATGATAAC tttgaagAAGGTGAAGAAGGTGAAGAGGAG GAGttggagggggaagaggagggagaagaggaagaagatgcaGAGAGTGATCCTAAG GTGTAA
- the NAP1L4 gene encoding nucleosome assembly protein 1-like 4 isoform X1, whose translation MADNSKTEDTASDSVEAANKNAGDKKEKLADQVMQNPQVLAALQERLDNTALTPSSYIETLPKAVKRRIDALKQLQVKCAHIEAKFYEEVHDLERKYAALYQPLFDKRREFINGEAEPTDAESEWHSENEEEEKLAGDLKNAVIIEEKAEETNVKGIPDFWFTIFRNVDMLSELVQEYDEPILKHLQDIKVKFSEPGQPMSFSLEFHFGPNDYFSNSVLTKTYKMKSEPDKTDPFSFEGPEIVDCEGCTIDWKKGKNVTVKTIKKKQKHKGRGTVRTITKQVPNDSFFNFFSPIKVSGDGESLDEDSEFTLAADFEIGHFFRERIVPRAVLYFTGEAIEDDDNFEEGEEGEEEKSTHIFNISHGKSVKILQNPVQEYRACPNNPNKERLFEGGQTREQD comes from the exons ATGGCAGATAACAG TAAAACAGAAGATACTGCTTCAGATTCTGTGGAGGCTGCTAATAAAAATGCAGGTGACAAAAAAG AAAAGCTAGCAGACCAAGTTATGCAAAATCCACAGGTCCTGGCAGCTCTACAGGAACGTCTTGACAATACAGCACTTACTCCTTCAAGTTACATTGAAAC tttaccaaaagcagtgaaaagaaGAATTGATGCCTTGAAACAGCTCCAGGTGAAATGTGCCCACATAGAAGCTAAATTCTATGAAGAAGTACATGATTTAGAGAGAAAATATGCAGCACTCTATCAGCCCCTTTTTGATAAG agacGAGAGTTTATTAATGGGGAAGCTGAACCCACAGATGCAGAGTCAGAGTGGCACAGtgaaaatgaagaagaagaaaaactagCT GGAGACCTGAAAAATGCAGTGAtaatagaagaaaaagcagaagagacaaATGTCAAAGGAATTCCAGACTTCTGGTTTACTATCTTTAGGAATGTAGATATGTTAAGTGAATTAGTACAA GAATATGATGAACCAATCTTGAAACATCTGCAGGATATTAAAGTTAAGTTTTCTGAACCTGGACAGCCTATG tctttttcgTTAGAGTTCCACTTTGGGCCCAATGACTACTTTTCTAATTCAGTCCTGACAAAAACATACAAGATGAAATCGGAGCCGGACAAGACAGATCCCTTTTCATTTGAAGGACCTGAAATAGTTGATTGTGAGGG ATGTACTATTGactggaagaaaggaaaaaatgttacagttaaaacaatcaagaaaaaacagaaacataagGGTCGAGGCACAGTTCGGACAATTACTAAACAAGTACctaatgattctttttttaacttcttcagCCCAATAAAGG tATCTGGTGATGGAGAGTCATTG GATGAAGATTCGGAGTTTACTTTAGCAGCAGACTTTGAAATTGGGCACTTCTTCCGTGAAAGGATAGTCCCTCGTGCTGTGCTTTATTTCACTGGGGAAGCTATAGAGGATGATGATAAC tttgaagAAGGTGAAGAAGGTGAAGAGGAG AAGTCtacacatatttttaatatctcccATGGCAAGAGTGTGAAAATACTGCAAAATCCTGTGCAGGAATACAGAGCCTGTCCCAATAATCCAAATAAAGAGAGACTTTTCGAAGGAGGTCAAACCAGAGAACAAGATTAG
- the NAP1L4 gene encoding nucleosome assembly protein 1-like 4 isoform X2, with product MADNSKTEDTASDSVEAANKNAGDKKEKLADQVMQNPQVLAALQERLDNTALTPSSYIETLPKAVKRRIDALKQLQVKCAHIEAKFYEEVHDLERKYAALYQPLFDKRREFINGEAEPTDAESEWHSENEEEEKLAGDLKNAVIIEEKAEETNVKGIPDFWFTIFRNVDMLSELVQEYDEPILKHLQDIKVKFSEPGQPMSFSLEFHFGPNDYFSNSVLTKTYKMKSEPDKTDPFSFEGPEIVDCEGCTIDWKKGKNVTVKTIKKKQKHKGRGTVRTITKQVPNDSFFNFFSPIKVSGDGESLDEDSEFTLAADFEIGHFFRERIVPRAVLYFTGEAIEDDDNFEEGEEGEEEELEGEEEGEEEEDAESDPKKDSSQPAECKQQ from the exons ATGGCAGATAACAG TAAAACAGAAGATACTGCTTCAGATTCTGTGGAGGCTGCTAATAAAAATGCAGGTGACAAAAAAG AAAAGCTAGCAGACCAAGTTATGCAAAATCCACAGGTCCTGGCAGCTCTACAGGAACGTCTTGACAATACAGCACTTACTCCTTCAAGTTACATTGAAAC tttaccaaaagcagtgaaaagaaGAATTGATGCCTTGAAACAGCTCCAGGTGAAATGTGCCCACATAGAAGCTAAATTCTATGAAGAAGTACATGATTTAGAGAGAAAATATGCAGCACTCTATCAGCCCCTTTTTGATAAG agacGAGAGTTTATTAATGGGGAAGCTGAACCCACAGATGCAGAGTCAGAGTGGCACAGtgaaaatgaagaagaagaaaaactagCT GGAGACCTGAAAAATGCAGTGAtaatagaagaaaaagcagaagagacaaATGTCAAAGGAATTCCAGACTTCTGGTTTACTATCTTTAGGAATGTAGATATGTTAAGTGAATTAGTACAA GAATATGATGAACCAATCTTGAAACATCTGCAGGATATTAAAGTTAAGTTTTCTGAACCTGGACAGCCTATG tctttttcgTTAGAGTTCCACTTTGGGCCCAATGACTACTTTTCTAATTCAGTCCTGACAAAAACATACAAGATGAAATCGGAGCCGGACAAGACAGATCCCTTTTCATTTGAAGGACCTGAAATAGTTGATTGTGAGGG ATGTACTATTGactggaagaaaggaaaaaatgttacagttaaaacaatcaagaaaaaacagaaacataagGGTCGAGGCACAGTTCGGACAATTACTAAACAAGTACctaatgattctttttttaacttcttcagCCCAATAAAGG tATCTGGTGATGGAGAGTCATTG GATGAAGATTCGGAGTTTACTTTAGCAGCAGACTTTGAAATTGGGCACTTCTTCCGTGAAAGGATAGTCCCTCGTGCTGTGCTTTATTTCACTGGGGAAGCTATAGAGGATGATGATAAC tttgaagAAGGTGAAGAAGGTGAAGAGGAG GAGttggagggggaagaggagggagaagaggaagaagatgcaGAGAGTGATCCTAAG